One Fervidobacterium thailandense DNA segment encodes these proteins:
- a CDS encoding transposase: protein KYGDVLFLKLLIIFHFLQSRSIRELYRKIKAKQVIFDEKLPSIQTISYRMKKIDKEKLSGLVKKLIGSIVAIESTRLKKNEKLHLVIDIRREELIAFAISDQRDVRVAEKLIEGIRGKVIADRGYAEAEFVRKTEGYIRPRGKAGKEFTKRPLIGSIYMHRWKIEKFIQQLKMKINFERKKWEDVKVWIEWILMGRMLVYLVNRIKQEPRTLEILLN, encoded by the coding sequence CAAGTATGGCGATGTCCTCTTTCTCAAACTCTTGATCATTTTCCACTTCCTCCAATCACGCTCGATTAGAGAACTATACAGGAAAATAAAAGCTAAGCAAGTAATTTTCGATGAAAAACTCCCATCGATACAGACAATAAGTTATCGAATGAAGAAAATAGACAAAGAGAAACTATCCGGGCTCGTTAAAAAACTGATCGGGAGTATCGTGGCTATAGAAAGCACAAGGCTAAAAAAGAACGAGAAGCTCCATCTGGTGATAGACATCCGAAGGGAAGAGTTAATAGCTTTTGCAATAAGCGACCAAAGGGACGTACGAGTAGCTGAAAAACTAATCGAAGGAATAAGGGGAAAAGTAATAGCCGACAGAGGATATGCCGAAGCTGAGTTCGTAAGGAAAACAGAAGGGTACATAAGGCCCAGGGGGAAAGCGGGAAAAGAATTTACTAAAAGGCCGTTGATAGGGAGTATATACATGCACAGGTGGAAAATAGAGAAATTTATTCAGCAGCTGAAGATGAAGATAAATTTTGAGCGGAAAAAGTGGGAAGACGTGAAAGTATGGATAGAGTGGATACTAATGGGGAGGATGT